A stretch of the Rosa rugosa chromosome 5, drRosRugo1.1, whole genome shotgun sequence genome encodes the following:
- the LOC133708686 gene encoding uncharacterized protein LOC133708686 isoform X3 gives MGAVPSTPRWGSSSAARPLETAEYLIGTFVGDESFPLSSDYWQKLLDLPLSLQWPPDRVQQACEALAQNNYKTRHLAKLLIHLAWCLQEAISTSGGPSLVYGKAVNAVYISSVFLKYLIENPKSDKIEELYLSLDESEPMPTDITRDLNIEDFVMCSVLTFIGSIDVSPGTYLLHLELLNFMLIAMSTQLLSGPSPGPEDVNPFLDAEMSQESSLVISVVRRLLLNYITGPSIPLNSASYSIFSEGSQPGVIQRVSSAAANLMLLPFNFLVSSSGEGSRSLLADCSLHVLLILTHYHKCVVGNEPITDTSNDTTTSNSLLKGSRYFSDNPYCKALEHATDVEFDRVDTEGNAHSGPVLRLPFASLFDTLGMYLSDEAAALLLYSLLQGNADFLEYVLVRTDLDTLLMPILEALYDAPKRTSNQIYMLLIILLILSQDSSFNASIHKLILPTVPWYKERLLHQTSLGSLMVITLIRTVQYNLSKLRDVYLHTTCLATLANMAPHVHRLSAYASQRLVSLFDMLSRKYNKLAESTEMHIYTDFLRLVLEILNAILTYALPRNPEVIYAIMHRQEVFEPFRNHPRFNELLENIYTVLDFFNSRVDAQRTDGEWSVEKVLQVIIINCRSWRGEGMKMFTQLRFTYEQESHPEEFFIPYLWQLVLSRCGISFNPRAINLFPIDQPSEKQSDYEVASDNHVNGEVAKHAVFLDP, from the exons ATGGGAGCGGTGCCGTCGACGCCGCGCTGGGGGAGTAGCTCCGCGGCGCGTCCGCTGGAAACGGCGGAGTACCTGATCGGGACCTTCGTCGGCGACGAGTCGTTTCCTTTGTCCTCTGATTACTGGCAGAAATTGCTCGACCTCCCTCTCAGTCTCCAATGGCCTCCTGACCGCGTTCAACAAGCTTGCGAGGCTCTTG CACAAAACAACTACAAAACCAGGCATCTCGCAAAGCTTCTGATCCATCTGGCATGGTGTTTACAAGAAGCTATTTCAACTTCTGGTGGCCCTTCTCTTGTTTATGGGAAGGCTGTGAATGCAGTGTACATCTCATCTGTCTTTTTAAAGTACTTAATTGAAAATCCAAAAAGCGACAAGATTGAAGAGTTGTACTTATCTCTAGATGAAAGTGAGCCAATGCCAACTGATATTACAAGAG ATCTAAACATCGAGGATTTTGTAATGTGTAGTGTGCTTACCTTTATTGGATCAATAGATGTAAG TCCTGGTACATACCTCCTTCATTTGGAACTGCTTAACTTCATGCTGATTGCAATGTCAACTCAGCTTCTTTCTGGGCCATCCCCAGGGCCAGAAGATGTGAAcccatttcttgatgcagaaaTGTCTCAG GAAAGCTCATTGGTCATCTCGGTTGTTCGTAGACTGCTGCTCAATTACATCACTGGACCTTCGATACCCCTGAATAGTGCATCTTATTCTATATTTTCTGAAGGAAGCCAACCTGGTGTTATACAAAGAGTTAGTTCTGCAGCAG CAAATTTGATGTTATTACCATTCAACTTTCTCGTCAGTTCAAGTGGTGAAGGCTCAAGAAGTCTTTTGGCCGACTGCAGTCTCCATGTGCTACTTATTCTCACTCATTATCACAAATGTGTTGTGGGCAACGAGCCAATAACAGATACAAGTAATGACACCACCACTTCAAATTCACTTTTGAAAGGGAGTAGATATTTTTCTGACAACCCTTACTGCAAGGCCTTGGAACATGCAACAGATGTTGAAT TTGATCGCGTAGATACTGAGGGTAATGCACATAGTGGTCCAGTTTTGAGGTTACCTTTTGCTTCCCTGTTCGATACCCTTGGAAT GTACTTGTCTGATGAGGCTGCTGCACTTTTGCTTTACTCTTTATTGCAAGGAAATGCTGACTTTCTGGAGTATGTCTTGGTGCGAACTGATTTGGATACGCTG TTGATGCCCATCCTGGAAGCGTTATATGATGCTCCAAAAAGGACATCTAATCAAATCTACATGTTGCTGATCATACTTCTCATACTTAGTCAGGATTCATCTTTTAATGCAAGCATTCACAAATTG ATACTTCCTACTGTTCCCTGGTACAAAGAACGTCTCCTCCACCAGACATCTCTTGGTTCATTAATGGTCATTACGCTGATAAGGACAGTGCAGTATAACCTATCTAAGTTGCGG GATGTTTATCTCCATACAACTTGTCTAGCAACTTTGGCAAACATGGCACCTCATGTCCACCGTTTGAGTGCATATGCATCCCAGAGATTGGTCAGCCTATTTGATATGCTCTCTCGGAA GTATAACAAACTAGCAGAG TCAACGGAGATGCATATATATACCGACTTCTTGAGACTTGTCCTTGAAATATTAAATGCAATTTTGACATATGCTCTGCCACGGAATCCTGAG GTTATATATGCGATAATGCACAGGCAGGAAGTATTTGAGCCTTTCAGGAATCATCCACGTTTCAATGAGCTGCTTGAAAACATTTATACA GTATTAGATTTTTTCAATAGTCGTGTGGATGCACAAAGAACAGATGGAGAATGGTCAGTAGAAAAAGTACTTCAAGTCATAATCATTAATTGTAGATCATGGCGTGGTGAAGGGATGAAG ATGTTCACCCAGTTGCGCTTCACATATGAACAAGAGAGTCATCCAGAGGAGTTCTTTATTCCATACTTGTGGCAGCTAGTACTATCCCGCTG TGGAATCAGTTTCAATCCTCGAGCCATAAATTTGTTTCCAATTGATCAACCTTCCGAG AAACAGAGTGATTATGAAGTGGCGTCCGACAATCATGTAAATGGAGAGGTGGCCAAGCATGCAGTCTTTCTTGATCCGTAG
- the LOC133708686 gene encoding uncharacterized protein LOC133708686 isoform X2, with product MGAVPSTPRWGSSSAARPLETAEYLIGTFVGDESFPLSSDYWQKLLDLPLSLQWPPDRVQQACEALAQNNYKTRHLAKLLIHLAWCLQEAISTSGGPSLVYGKAVNAVYISSVFLKYLIENPKSDKIEELYLSLDESEPMPTDITRDLNIEDFVMCSVLTFIGSIDVSPGTYLLHLELLNFMLIAMSTQLLSGPSPGPEDVNPFLDAEMSQESSLVISVVRRLLLNYITGPSIPLNSASYSIFSEGSQPGVIQRVSSAAANLMLLPFNFLVSSSGEGSRSLLADCSLHVLLILTHYHKCVVGNEPITDTSNDTTTSNSLLKGSRYFSDNPYCKALEHATDVEFDRVDTEGNAHSGPVLRLPFASLFDTLGMYLSDEAAALLLYSLLQGNADFLEYVLVRTDLDTLLMPILEALYDAPKRTSNQIYMLLIILLILSQDSSFNASIHKLILPTVPWYKERLLHQTSLGSLMVITLIRTVQYNLSKLRDVYLHTTCLATLANMAPHVHRLSAYASQRLVSLFDMLSRKYNKLAEVRNNQMTLAKGNSTEDDTSTEMHIYTDFLRLVLEILNAILTYALPRNPEVIYAIMHRQEVFEPFRNHPRFNELLENIYTVLDFFNSRVDAQRTDGEWSVEKVLQVIIINCRSWRGEGMKMFTQLRFTYEQESHPEEFFIPYLWQLVLSRCGISFNPRAINLFPIDQPSESDYEVASDNHVNGEVAKHAVFLDP from the exons ATGGGAGCGGTGCCGTCGACGCCGCGCTGGGGGAGTAGCTCCGCGGCGCGTCCGCTGGAAACGGCGGAGTACCTGATCGGGACCTTCGTCGGCGACGAGTCGTTTCCTTTGTCCTCTGATTACTGGCAGAAATTGCTCGACCTCCCTCTCAGTCTCCAATGGCCTCCTGACCGCGTTCAACAAGCTTGCGAGGCTCTTG CACAAAACAACTACAAAACCAGGCATCTCGCAAAGCTTCTGATCCATCTGGCATGGTGTTTACAAGAAGCTATTTCAACTTCTGGTGGCCCTTCTCTTGTTTATGGGAAGGCTGTGAATGCAGTGTACATCTCATCTGTCTTTTTAAAGTACTTAATTGAAAATCCAAAAAGCGACAAGATTGAAGAGTTGTACTTATCTCTAGATGAAAGTGAGCCAATGCCAACTGATATTACAAGAG ATCTAAACATCGAGGATTTTGTAATGTGTAGTGTGCTTACCTTTATTGGATCAATAGATGTAAG TCCTGGTACATACCTCCTTCATTTGGAACTGCTTAACTTCATGCTGATTGCAATGTCAACTCAGCTTCTTTCTGGGCCATCCCCAGGGCCAGAAGATGTGAAcccatttcttgatgcagaaaTGTCTCAG GAAAGCTCATTGGTCATCTCGGTTGTTCGTAGACTGCTGCTCAATTACATCACTGGACCTTCGATACCCCTGAATAGTGCATCTTATTCTATATTTTCTGAAGGAAGCCAACCTGGTGTTATACAAAGAGTTAGTTCTGCAGCAG CAAATTTGATGTTATTACCATTCAACTTTCTCGTCAGTTCAAGTGGTGAAGGCTCAAGAAGTCTTTTGGCCGACTGCAGTCTCCATGTGCTACTTATTCTCACTCATTATCACAAATGTGTTGTGGGCAACGAGCCAATAACAGATACAAGTAATGACACCACCACTTCAAATTCACTTTTGAAAGGGAGTAGATATTTTTCTGACAACCCTTACTGCAAGGCCTTGGAACATGCAACAGATGTTGAAT TTGATCGCGTAGATACTGAGGGTAATGCACATAGTGGTCCAGTTTTGAGGTTACCTTTTGCTTCCCTGTTCGATACCCTTGGAAT GTACTTGTCTGATGAGGCTGCTGCACTTTTGCTTTACTCTTTATTGCAAGGAAATGCTGACTTTCTGGAGTATGTCTTGGTGCGAACTGATTTGGATACGCTG TTGATGCCCATCCTGGAAGCGTTATATGATGCTCCAAAAAGGACATCTAATCAAATCTACATGTTGCTGATCATACTTCTCATACTTAGTCAGGATTCATCTTTTAATGCAAGCATTCACAAATTG ATACTTCCTACTGTTCCCTGGTACAAAGAACGTCTCCTCCACCAGACATCTCTTGGTTCATTAATGGTCATTACGCTGATAAGGACAGTGCAGTATAACCTATCTAAGTTGCGG GATGTTTATCTCCATACAACTTGTCTAGCAACTTTGGCAAACATGGCACCTCATGTCCACCGTTTGAGTGCATATGCATCCCAGAGATTGGTCAGCCTATTTGATATGCTCTCTCGGAA GTATAACAAACTAGCAGAGGTGCGTAATAATCAGATGACATTAGCCAAAGGCAACTCAACAGAAGACGATACT TCAACGGAGATGCATATATATACCGACTTCTTGAGACTTGTCCTTGAAATATTAAATGCAATTTTGACATATGCTCTGCCACGGAATCCTGAG GTTATATATGCGATAATGCACAGGCAGGAAGTATTTGAGCCTTTCAGGAATCATCCACGTTTCAATGAGCTGCTTGAAAACATTTATACA GTATTAGATTTTTTCAATAGTCGTGTGGATGCACAAAGAACAGATGGAGAATGGTCAGTAGAAAAAGTACTTCAAGTCATAATCATTAATTGTAGATCATGGCGTGGTGAAGGGATGAAG ATGTTCACCCAGTTGCGCTTCACATATGAACAAGAGAGTCATCCAGAGGAGTTCTTTATTCCATACTTGTGGCAGCTAGTACTATCCCGCTG TGGAATCAGTTTCAATCCTCGAGCCATAAATTTGTTTCCAATTGATCAACCTTCCGAG AGTGATTATGAAGTGGCGTCCGACAATCATGTAAATGGAGAGGTGGCCAAGCATGCAGTCTTTCTTGATCCGTAG
- the LOC133708686 gene encoding uncharacterized protein LOC133708686 isoform X1 → MGAVPSTPRWGSSSAARPLETAEYLIGTFVGDESFPLSSDYWQKLLDLPLSLQWPPDRVQQACEALAQNNYKTRHLAKLLIHLAWCLQEAISTSGGPSLVYGKAVNAVYISSVFLKYLIENPKSDKIEELYLSLDESEPMPTDITRDLNIEDFVMCSVLTFIGSIDVSPGTYLLHLELLNFMLIAMSTQLLSGPSPGPEDVNPFLDAEMSQESSLVISVVRRLLLNYITGPSIPLNSASYSIFSEGSQPGVIQRVSSAAANLMLLPFNFLVSSSGEGSRSLLADCSLHVLLILTHYHKCVVGNEPITDTSNDTTTSNSLLKGSRYFSDNPYCKALEHATDVEFDRVDTEGNAHSGPVLRLPFASLFDTLGMYLSDEAAALLLYSLLQGNADFLEYVLVRTDLDTLLMPILEALYDAPKRTSNQIYMLLIILLILSQDSSFNASIHKLILPTVPWYKERLLHQTSLGSLMVITLIRTVQYNLSKLRDVYLHTTCLATLANMAPHVHRLSAYASQRLVSLFDMLSRKYNKLAEVRNNQMTLAKGNSTEDDTSTEMHIYTDFLRLVLEILNAILTYALPRNPEVIYAIMHRQEVFEPFRNHPRFNELLENIYTVLDFFNSRVDAQRTDGEWSVEKVLQVIIINCRSWRGEGMKMFTQLRFTYEQESHPEEFFIPYLWQLVLSRCGISFNPRAINLFPIDQPSEKQSDYEVASDNHVNGEVAKHAVFLDP, encoded by the exons ATGGGAGCGGTGCCGTCGACGCCGCGCTGGGGGAGTAGCTCCGCGGCGCGTCCGCTGGAAACGGCGGAGTACCTGATCGGGACCTTCGTCGGCGACGAGTCGTTTCCTTTGTCCTCTGATTACTGGCAGAAATTGCTCGACCTCCCTCTCAGTCTCCAATGGCCTCCTGACCGCGTTCAACAAGCTTGCGAGGCTCTTG CACAAAACAACTACAAAACCAGGCATCTCGCAAAGCTTCTGATCCATCTGGCATGGTGTTTACAAGAAGCTATTTCAACTTCTGGTGGCCCTTCTCTTGTTTATGGGAAGGCTGTGAATGCAGTGTACATCTCATCTGTCTTTTTAAAGTACTTAATTGAAAATCCAAAAAGCGACAAGATTGAAGAGTTGTACTTATCTCTAGATGAAAGTGAGCCAATGCCAACTGATATTACAAGAG ATCTAAACATCGAGGATTTTGTAATGTGTAGTGTGCTTACCTTTATTGGATCAATAGATGTAAG TCCTGGTACATACCTCCTTCATTTGGAACTGCTTAACTTCATGCTGATTGCAATGTCAACTCAGCTTCTTTCTGGGCCATCCCCAGGGCCAGAAGATGTGAAcccatttcttgatgcagaaaTGTCTCAG GAAAGCTCATTGGTCATCTCGGTTGTTCGTAGACTGCTGCTCAATTACATCACTGGACCTTCGATACCCCTGAATAGTGCATCTTATTCTATATTTTCTGAAGGAAGCCAACCTGGTGTTATACAAAGAGTTAGTTCTGCAGCAG CAAATTTGATGTTATTACCATTCAACTTTCTCGTCAGTTCAAGTGGTGAAGGCTCAAGAAGTCTTTTGGCCGACTGCAGTCTCCATGTGCTACTTATTCTCACTCATTATCACAAATGTGTTGTGGGCAACGAGCCAATAACAGATACAAGTAATGACACCACCACTTCAAATTCACTTTTGAAAGGGAGTAGATATTTTTCTGACAACCCTTACTGCAAGGCCTTGGAACATGCAACAGATGTTGAAT TTGATCGCGTAGATACTGAGGGTAATGCACATAGTGGTCCAGTTTTGAGGTTACCTTTTGCTTCCCTGTTCGATACCCTTGGAAT GTACTTGTCTGATGAGGCTGCTGCACTTTTGCTTTACTCTTTATTGCAAGGAAATGCTGACTTTCTGGAGTATGTCTTGGTGCGAACTGATTTGGATACGCTG TTGATGCCCATCCTGGAAGCGTTATATGATGCTCCAAAAAGGACATCTAATCAAATCTACATGTTGCTGATCATACTTCTCATACTTAGTCAGGATTCATCTTTTAATGCAAGCATTCACAAATTG ATACTTCCTACTGTTCCCTGGTACAAAGAACGTCTCCTCCACCAGACATCTCTTGGTTCATTAATGGTCATTACGCTGATAAGGACAGTGCAGTATAACCTATCTAAGTTGCGG GATGTTTATCTCCATACAACTTGTCTAGCAACTTTGGCAAACATGGCACCTCATGTCCACCGTTTGAGTGCATATGCATCCCAGAGATTGGTCAGCCTATTTGATATGCTCTCTCGGAA GTATAACAAACTAGCAGAGGTGCGTAATAATCAGATGACATTAGCCAAAGGCAACTCAACAGAAGACGATACT TCAACGGAGATGCATATATATACCGACTTCTTGAGACTTGTCCTTGAAATATTAAATGCAATTTTGACATATGCTCTGCCACGGAATCCTGAG GTTATATATGCGATAATGCACAGGCAGGAAGTATTTGAGCCTTTCAGGAATCATCCACGTTTCAATGAGCTGCTTGAAAACATTTATACA GTATTAGATTTTTTCAATAGTCGTGTGGATGCACAAAGAACAGATGGAGAATGGTCAGTAGAAAAAGTACTTCAAGTCATAATCATTAATTGTAGATCATGGCGTGGTGAAGGGATGAAG ATGTTCACCCAGTTGCGCTTCACATATGAACAAGAGAGTCATCCAGAGGAGTTCTTTATTCCATACTTGTGGCAGCTAGTACTATCCCGCTG TGGAATCAGTTTCAATCCTCGAGCCATAAATTTGTTTCCAATTGATCAACCTTCCGAG AAACAGAGTGATTATGAAGTGGCGTCCGACAATCATGTAAATGGAGAGGTGGCCAAGCATGCAGTCTTTCTTGATCCGTAG